The proteins below come from a single Geobacillus thermoleovorans genomic window:
- a CDS encoding DNRLRE domain-containing protein — MRNIRLRRWLVWMVVWALVMSSVPTKGLAETIRSGVDRVEPKEEPPKVPQAPKRDLKPGEIIEERTENTKVYYNGDGTFTKKIYFEPIHVKKKGQKLFEEVSSSLTDSTNNTNYVETENTILETNFYKKMVDGEYANFHYNGYSISYSILEAAGNDVQPIKAKDVAATYKKKDNKILHKNIFPSIDLQNITFNESTKEDLVLHSFTGYHIFKFRLKTNLHADIQDDGSILFTNKENERVFELPKPFMVDSNVDERSGEVQRSENVTYELQQDDQGYILTIKADPEWLKDPKRVYPVYIDPSTSINVSTDAFVMSAYPTTNYSSSSSKWDSAQGQYVLKVGYYDGTTGTCYGFLHPDLSSIKYMNVTNATFHVYVTHSYYTTTPTGLWLDVVDSSWSASTLTWSNQPSSTNIGKVDVARDQWAQFDVTNTVKEW; from the coding sequence ATGAGAAACATTCGTTTGCGACGATGGTTGGTTTGGATGGTCGTATGGGCTTTAGTGATGTCAAGCGTCCCGACAAAGGGACTTGCCGAAACGATCCGATCAGGGGTTGACCGTGTAGAGCCAAAAGAGGAGCCGCCAAAGGTGCCGCAAGCCCCGAAACGTGATCTCAAGCCAGGGGAAATCATAGAAGAAAGAACTGAGAATACAAAGGTTTACTACAACGGCGATGGCACGTTTACCAAGAAGATTTACTTTGAGCCTATTCATGTGAAGAAAAAGGGACAAAAACTATTTGAGGAAGTATCTTCTAGCCTAACGGATAGCACCAATAATACGAATTACGTTGAAACAGAGAATACCATTTTGGAGACAAACTTTTATAAAAAGATGGTCGATGGAGAATACGCCAATTTCCATTACAATGGATATTCGATTTCCTATTCTATTTTAGAGGCAGCAGGCAATGACGTACAACCGATAAAGGCGAAGGATGTTGCTGCTACCTATAAGAAAAAAGACAACAAAATTCTTCACAAAAACATTTTTCCGAGCATAGACCTGCAAAATATTACATTTAACGAGTCAACGAAAGAAGATTTAGTTCTTCATTCTTTTACTGGCTATCATATTTTCAAATTCCGTCTGAAAACGAATTTACATGCAGACATTCAAGACGATGGCTCCATTTTATTTACAAATAAAGAAAATGAAAGGGTTTTTGAGCTGCCGAAGCCGTTTATGGTGGATTCGAATGTCGATGAACGCTCTGGCGAGGTGCAGCGCTCAGAGAATGTAACGTATGAATTACAACAGGATGATCAAGGATATATTTTAACGATCAAAGCCGACCCGGAGTGGCTGAAGGATCCTAAACGTGTATACCCTGTTTATATTGATCCGAGTACTTCCATTAATGTGTCTACCGATGCATTTGTAATGAGCGCCTATCCGACAACCAACTATAGTTCCTCATCAAGTAAGTGGGATTCGGCGCAGGGACAATACGTTTTAAAGGTGGGGTATTATGATGGAACAACAGGCACTTGCTATGGCTTTTTGCACCCGGATTTATCAAGCATCAAATATATGAATGTGACGAATGCCACGTTCCATGTCTATGTCACCCATTCGTATTATACGACAACACCAACAGGGCTATGGCTCGATGTGGTAGACAGCTCATGGTCCGCGAGCACGTTAACATGGAGTAATCAACCTTCCTCCACCAACATTGGCAAGGTCGATGTCGCAAGAGACCAATGGGCGCAATTTGATGTCACGAATACGGTAAAAGAATGGTAA
- a CDS encoding IS66-like element ISBst12 family transposase has translation MLTVQQAVFTVESLIGKVQQQKQLIHQLIQENEHLRHENKQLRKENEQLKYRVQELEARTKKNSSNSHLPPSSDRFEKKRSSREPSGKKPGGQEGHEGKTLRQVEHPHHRVVHRVHTCQGCGASLREVKPFKVDIRQVFDVPPVAIEVTQHEREVKSCPHCRCVQQAEFPSHVTNHVQYGPRLTALVVYLHHIQLIPYKRLSDTIEALYQHSISTGTLANMVKRGREALESNMDIIEDALLESNILHVDETSLRINGKLAWVHVACTSRYTYLAPHASRGKKATDDIGILPRYEGTMMHDAFGTYPKYTHATHALCHAHHLRELKGFIEQGHTWAMRMTTFLLAAKQAVEAHHGALSEEEARRWERVYDRILERAQHRLETMTPLPKKALAFVRRLQKRKEEALRFLREVHVPFDNNQAERDLRMVKVKENISGTFREETFAQSFCIARSIVSTLTKHEKNVWDSLCLLLAGETIDRVLSAT, from the coding sequence ATGTTGACGGTACAACAAGCTGTATTTACAGTTGAGAGCTTAATCGGCAAAGTTCAACAACAAAAACAGCTCATTCATCAACTCATTCAAGAAAATGAACATTTGCGTCACGAAAACAAACAACTACGCAAAGAAAATGAACAACTGAAGTACCGTGTTCAAGAGCTGGAAGCACGCACGAAAAAAAACAGCTCCAATAGCCATTTGCCCCCATCTTCTGACCGTTTTGAGAAAAAGCGTTCCTCCCGCGAGCCGTCTGGCAAAAAGCCTGGTGGGCAAGAGGGACATGAGGGGAAGACGCTCCGTCAAGTGGAACATCCACATCATCGTGTCGTCCACCGTGTGCATACGTGTCAAGGATGTGGAGCTTCTTTGCGTGAAGTCAAACCGTTCAAAGTCGATATCCGTCAAGTGTTTGATGTCCCTCCTGTGGCGATCGAGGTGACACAACATGAACGTGAAGTGAAATCGTGTCCACATTGTCGATGCGTGCAACAAGCCGAATTCCCATCCCATGTCACGAATCATGTGCAATACGGTCCACGGCTCACGGCGCTCGTTGTTTATTTACATCATATCCAATTGATCCCGTACAAGCGTTTAAGTGATACAATCGAAGCGTTATATCAACACTCGATTAGTACAGGAACCCTTGCCAATATGGTGAAACGAGGACGCGAAGCGCTGGAATCAAATATGGACATCATCGAAGACGCCTTACTTGAATCCAACATCCTGCATGTCGATGAAACGAGTTTGCGCATCAATGGGAAACTCGCATGGGTGCATGTCGCGTGTACATCGAGATATACATACTTGGCTCCTCACGCTTCTCGTGGAAAAAAAGCGACCGATGATATCGGGATTCTTCCCCGATATGAAGGGACGATGATGCACGATGCGTTCGGTACGTATCCGAAATACACACATGCCACCCATGCCCTTTGTCATGCCCACCATTTGCGTGAGTTAAAAGGATTCATCGAACAGGGGCATACGTGGGCGATGCGCATGACCACGTTTCTGTTAGCCGCCAAGCAAGCCGTCGAAGCCCATCACGGTGCACTTTCCGAAGAAGAAGCGAGACGGTGGGAACGAGTGTATGATCGCATCCTAGAAAGAGCACAACACCGATTGGAAACGATGACGCCTCTTCCGAAAAAAGCACTCGCTTTTGTTCGACGCCTTCAAAAACGAAAGGAAGAAGCGCTGCGTTTCTTACGTGAAGTACATGTTCCCTTTGATAACAACCAAGCCGAACGCGATCTTCGCATGGTCAAAGTCAAAGAGAACATTTCGGGTACGTTTCGCGAAGAAACATTCGCGCAGTCGTTTTGCATCGCAAGAAGCATCGTTTCCACACTGACGAAACACGAAAAAAACGTGTGGGATTCGTTATGTCTTCTGTTGGCAGGCGAAACGATCGATCGAGTTCTTTCCGCTACCTAG